Proteins encoded in a region of the Chryseobacterium piperi genome:
- a CDS encoding IS1182 family transposase: MLSTSKVVFKDYTPKENLLFPPNLSELIDERHPVKIVSNIIDGLDIKSLIKTYKPGGTSCYHPKMLLKVLIYGYLSNIYSSRKMEQALKENIHFMWLSAMSRPDHNTLNRFRSERLKGEIKAIFTQIVLLLEKEGLVSLKTTFVDGTKIEANANRYTFVWGRAVKKHKERIAEQLEELWNYAETVAKDELENTESIDFKEVDSEKVTQTIEKINEVLKDKKVASKVRQKLNYAKKNWADNLEKYKKQQELLEDRNSYSKTDTDATFMRMKEDHMRNGQLKPAYNLQISTHRQFILHYSIHPNPTDTKTLATHLLGFEESYHKAPKELVADAGYGSEENYNLLKSKKIKAYVKYNYFRKDQKSGQITTSQNNPKLAKIREKVFKLLNTSKGIKLRKQRCHDVEPVFAELKHNKNFKRFMLRGKNKVEVEIGILAIAHNLKKMSKAA; the protein is encoded by the coding sequence GTGTTAAGTACGTCAAAAGTAGTCTTTAAAGATTACACCCCCAAAGAAAATCTGCTTTTTCCTCCCAATTTATCGGAGTTGATTGATGAGCGACATCCTGTGAAAATTGTTTCAAACATTATTGATGGCTTGGATATCAAAAGCTTAATTAAAACCTACAAACCTGGCGGAACATCTTGCTACCACCCGAAAATGCTTTTGAAAGTTTTGATTTATGGCTATTTAAGCAATATCTATTCAAGCCGCAAAATGGAGCAGGCCTTGAAAGAAAACATCCATTTTATGTGGCTCTCTGCAATGAGCCGTCCCGATCATAACACCTTAAACAGGTTCCGTAGTGAACGATTGAAAGGTGAGATTAAAGCTATTTTCACACAAATTGTTCTTCTTTTGGAAAAGGAAGGTTTGGTAAGTCTGAAAACCACTTTTGTAGATGGCACCAAGATAGAAGCCAATGCCAATCGCTATACTTTTGTTTGGGGAAGAGCTGTCAAAAAACACAAAGAAAGGATTGCAGAGCAATTAGAAGAGCTTTGGAACTATGCAGAAACAGTTGCCAAAGACGAGCTTGAAAATACAGAAAGTATTGATTTTAAAGAAGTAGATTCTGAAAAAGTAACTCAAACCATCGAAAAGATCAATGAAGTTTTGAAAGATAAAAAAGTAGCTTCAAAAGTTCGTCAGAAACTGAATTATGCTAAGAAAAACTGGGCAGATAATTTAGAGAAATATAAAAAACAGCAAGAATTATTAGAAGATAGAAATTCCTATTCCAAAACCGATACAGACGCTACTTTTATGCGAATGAAGGAGGATCATATGCGAAACGGACAACTAAAACCCGCTTACAATCTACAAATTTCTACCCATAGACAATTCATTTTACATTATTCAATTCATCCCAACCCAACAGACACCAAAACATTAGCGACTCATTTACTGGGTTTTGAAGAAAGCTATCATAAAGCTCCCAAAGAGCTTGTTGCTGATGCTGGTTATGGCTCAGAAGAAAATTACAACTTGTTAAAATCTAAGAAAATAAAAGCTTATGTTAAATATAATTACTTCAGAAAAGATCAGAAATCGGGACAAATAACCACTTCACAAAACAATCCTAAATTGGCAAAAATCAGAGAAAAGGTTTTCAAACTTCTTAATACCAGCAAGGGCATCAAACTCAGAAAACAAAGATGCCATGATGTTGAACCTGTTTTTGCAGAGCTCAAACACAACAAAAATTTTAAACGATTCATGCTTCGGGGAAAAAATAAAGTCGAGGTAGAAATCGGCATACTCGCAATTGCCCACAATCTAAAGAAAATGTCAAAAGCAGCCTAA
- a CDS encoding OsmC family protein — MSKEHHYKITIQWTGNQGTGTSGYKDYERSHSISVDNKAAIEGSSDPAFRGDKTKHNPEELFLSSLSSCHMLWYLHFCSEAGIIVTDYTDQATGIMAETATGSGHFTEATLHPRVIVTEESMVQKAKELHKKASEFCFIANSVNFPVKHIPTVEAK; from the coding sequence ATGAGTAAAGAACATCATTACAAAATCACTATCCAATGGACTGGTAATCAAGGAACCGGTACAAGCGGTTATAAGGATTATGAAAGAAGCCACTCCATTTCCGTAGACAACAAAGCTGCAATTGAAGGCTCTTCTGACCCTGCTTTTCGTGGAGATAAAACCAAACATAATCCGGAAGAACTTTTTTTATCTTCACTATCTTCCTGTCACATGCTGTGGTACCTCCATTTCTGCTCAGAAGCAGGTATTATTGTTACCGATTATACTGATCAAGCAACCGGAATTATGGCAGAAACAGCTACCGGTAGTGGCCACTTTACAGAAGCAACATTACATCCAAGAGTAATCGTTACAGAAGAATCGATGGTTCAAAAAGCAAAAGAACTTCACAAAAAAGCCAGTGAATTTTGTTTTATTGCCAATTCAGTTAATTTTCCGGTAAAGCATATCCCGACTGTAGAGGCTAAATAA
- a CDS encoding NUDIX hydrolase encodes MGNFGKDLLRKIKSVELPGENAHGVFSPPYRPVFNYDEILEKNPKFAAVNIVLYLKNNEWYFPLIQRSENEHDRHSGQISLPGGKREEMDRDFADTAIRETSEEIGIDKHYVRIIREMSPIYIPPSNFYVYTYISYTKKNPVFVLQQSEAVETIEFPITSFLNLPDQPEIMALPSAGGHEVPVINFNGYIIWGATAMILSEFSQLLKKM; translated from the coding sequence ATGGGAAATTTTGGAAAAGATTTATTAAGAAAAATTAAAAGTGTAGAATTACCCGGTGAAAATGCACATGGGGTCTTTTCTCCACCTTATCGTCCTGTTTTTAATTATGATGAAATTTTAGAAAAAAATCCAAAATTCGCAGCGGTCAATATTGTTCTATATCTTAAAAATAACGAATGGTATTTTCCATTAATCCAACGAAGTGAAAACGAGCATGACAGGCATAGCGGGCAGATATCTTTGCCTGGCGGAAAGCGTGAGGAAATGGATCGGGATTTTGCTGACACTGCTATCCGCGAAACTTCGGAAGAAATAGGAATCGACAAACATTATGTAAGAATCATAAGAGAAATGTCGCCTATTTATATTCCACCCAGCAATTTTTATGTATACACCTATATTTCTTACACGAAGAAAAATCCGGTATTCGTTTTACAGCAAAGTGAAGCAGTAGAAACGATAGAATTTCCGATTACTTCGTTTCTAAATTTGCCTGATCAGCCTGAAATTATGGCCTTACCCAGTGCCGGAGGGCATGAAGTTCCTGTGATCAATTTCAACGGATACATTATCTGGGGCGCCACAGCAATGATATTAAGTGAATTCAGTCAGTTACTGAAAAAAATGTAA
- a CDS encoding lysophospholipid acyltransferase family protein, producing the protein MAKKNIFTDAFGTPYFLKRLIIFILGFVSYRRFNGFNKLKITGTEHLVDLPDSNVLFVSNHQTYFADVAAMYHAFCAVNNGYLNTIKNPIYLLNPKIDFYYVAAEETMNKGILPKIFKIAGAVTVKRTWRAEGKNVNRMVDMSEVDNIMKALDNGWVATFPQGTTAAFAQGRRGTAKLVKNQRPIVIPIKINGFRRAFDKKGLRVKVTGVKPTMEFKAPLDIDYDKENAHQILLKIMTAIEQTEDFNLLHQYDEELKAKKLEQKDSDN; encoded by the coding sequence ATGGCGAAGAAAAATATTTTCACCGATGCATTCGGAACACCTTACTTTTTGAAAAGGTTAATTATTTTTATTTTAGGATTTGTGTCTTACAGAAGATTCAATGGCTTTAATAAATTAAAAATAACCGGTACTGAACACCTTGTGGATCTTCCCGATTCAAATGTGCTTTTCGTATCCAATCATCAGACCTATTTTGCGGATGTTGCAGCAATGTATCATGCATTTTGTGCTGTAAACAATGGCTATTTAAATACGATTAAAAATCCGATCTATCTGCTTAACCCGAAGATCGATTTTTATTATGTTGCAGCAGAAGAAACCATGAACAAAGGTATCCTCCCTAAAATTTTTAAAATTGCAGGTGCTGTAACGGTAAAAAGAACCTGGAGAGCTGAAGGCAAAAATGTCAACCGAATGGTAGACATGAGCGAGGTGGATAATATAATGAAAGCCTTAGACAATGGCTGGGTAGCGACTTTCCCTCAAGGAACTACAGCAGCTTTTGCACAAGGACGAAGAGGTACGGCAAAACTGGTTAAAAATCAGCGTCCTATTGTAATCCCTATAAAAATCAATGGATTCAGACGGGCATTCGATAAAAAAGGACTCCGTGTAAAAGTAACAGGAGTAAAGCCGACCATGGAGTTTAAAGCACCTCTTGACATCGATTATGACAAGGAGAATGCTCACCAGATTCTATTGAAAATTATGACTGCTATTGAGCAGACTGAAGATTTCAATTTACTACACCAATATGATGAAGAATTAAAAGCTAAAAAATTAGAACAAAAGGATTCAGATAATTAA
- a CDS encoding UDP-N-acetylmuramate--L-alanine ligase: MKTHFIAIGGSAMHNLAIALKDKGYQVTGSDDAIFEPSKSRLEKKGILPPEMGWFPEKITSDIDAVILGMHAHQDNPELARAKELGLKIYSYPEFLYEQSKNKTRVVIAGSHGKTTITSMVLHVLNFHQKDVDFMVGAQLEGFDCMVKLTPDNDFMVLEGDEYLSSPIDLRSKFLLYQPNIALLSGIAWDHINVFKTFDDYIEQFRKFVASITPGGVLVYNEEDPEVVKVVDNAENYFRKLPYKTPEYEISNGRVLLKTEIGDIPLSIFGAHNLLNLEGARHICQQLGIMDEDFYEAIMSFKGASKRLEKVEREDKGTLYKDFAHAPSKVKAAVKAFNEQFKKEKKHGFLELHTYSSLNPAFLEQYDHAMDGLDEAVVFYSEDALKIKRMEPISPELIKEKFKNDHLKVFTNAEELHAYWNVLDKTQGVFLMMSSGNFGGLDLTK, from the coding sequence TTGAAGACCCATTTCATTGCTATTGGCGGAAGTGCCATGCATAATCTTGCTATTGCGTTAAAAGATAAAGGATATCAGGTGACAGGTTCTGATGATGCTATTTTTGAACCTTCAAAATCCCGACTGGAAAAGAAAGGAATTCTTCCTCCGGAAATGGGCTGGTTTCCTGAAAAAATCACCTCTGATATCGATGCTGTAATTCTTGGCATGCATGCGCATCAGGATAACCCTGAATTGGCAAGAGCAAAAGAATTGGGCCTAAAAATATATTCATATCCTGAATTTCTATACGAGCAATCTAAAAATAAGACTCGTGTTGTTATTGCCGGATCTCATGGAAAGACAACCATTACCTCCATGGTTCTTCATGTTCTGAATTTCCATCAGAAGGATGTAGACTTTATGGTAGGAGCTCAGCTGGAAGGCTTTGACTGTATGGTAAAACTGACTCCGGATAATGATTTCATGGTATTGGAAGGTGATGAATACCTGTCCTCTCCTATTGATCTTCGTTCCAAGTTTTTATTATACCAACCCAACATTGCTCTATTGAGTGGAATTGCCTGGGATCACATTAATGTTTTTAAAACATTTGATGATTATATCGAGCAATTCAGAAAGTTTGTAGCCAGTATTACTCCTGGTGGCGTTTTAGTATATAATGAAGAAGATCCGGAGGTCGTAAAAGTTGTAGACAACGCTGAGAATTATTTCAGAAAGCTTCCTTATAAAACCCCTGAATACGAAATCAGCAATGGTAGAGTTTTACTGAAAACTGAGATCGGAGACATTCCGCTTTCAATTTTTGGAGCACATAACCTACTGAATCTTGAAGGGGCAAGACATATATGCCAGCAATTAGGTATTATGGATGAAGATTTCTACGAAGCCATTATGAGCTTCAAAGGAGCTTCAAAACGATTGGAAAAAGTGGAAAGAGAAGATAAAGGAACTCTCTATAAAGATTTCGCCCATGCTCCAAGTAAGGTAAAAGCGGCTGTTAAAGCTTTTAACGAACAGTTTAAAAAAGAAAAGAAACATGGTTTTCTTGAACTTCATACCTATTCGAGCCTAAATCCTGCTTTTCTGGAGCAATATGACCATGCTATGGACGGTTTGGACGAGGCAGTGGTCTTCTATTCTGAAGATGCTTTAAAAATCAAAAGAATGGAGCCTATTTCTCCTGAACTGATTAAAGAAAAATTTAAAAATGATCATTTAAAGGTATTTACCAATGCTGAAGAGCTGCATGCATACTGGAATGTTCTGGATAAGACCCAGGGCGTATTCCTAATGATGAGTTCCGGTAATTTTGGTGGATTAGACCTCACAAAATAA
- a CDS encoding IS1182 family transposase, with translation MLSTSKVVFKDYTPKENLLFPPNLSELIDERHPVKIVSNIIDGLDIKSLIKTYKPGGTSCYHPKMLLKVLIYGYLSNIYSSRKMEQALKENIHFMWLSAMSRPDHNTLNRFRSERLKGEIKAIFTQIVLLLEKEGLVSLKTTFVDGTKIEANANRYTFVWGRAVKKHKERIAEQLEELWNYAETVAKDELENTESIDFKEVDSEKVTQTIEKINEVLKDKKVASKVRQKLNYAKKNWADNLEKYKKQQELLEDRNSYSKTDTDATFMRMKEDHMRNGQLKPAYNLQISTHRQFILHYSIHPNPTDTKTLATHLLGFEESYHKAPKELVADAGYGSEENYNLLKSKKIKAYVKYNYFRKDQKSGQITTSQNNPKLAKIREKVFKLLNTSKGIKLRKQRCHDIEPVFAELKHNKNFKRFMLRGKNKVEVEIGILAIAHNLNKMSKAA, from the coding sequence GTGTTAAGTACGTCAAAAGTAGTCTTTAAAGATTACACCCCCAAAGAAAATCTGCTTTTTCCTCCCAATTTATCGGAGTTGATTGATGAGCGACATCCTGTGAAAATTGTTTCAAACATTATTGATGGCTTGGATATCAAAAGCTTAATTAAAACCTACAAACCTGGCGGAACATCTTGCTACCACCCGAAAATGCTTTTGAAAGTTTTGATTTATGGCTATTTAAGCAATATCTATTCAAGCCGCAAAATGGAGCAGGCCTTGAAAGAAAACATCCATTTTATGTGGCTCTCTGCAATGAGCCGTCCCGATCATAACACCTTAAACAGGTTCCGTAGTGAACGATTGAAAGGTGAGATTAAAGCTATTTTCACACAAATTGTTCTTCTTTTGGAAAAGGAAGGTTTGGTAAGTCTGAAAACCACTTTTGTAGATGGCACCAAGATAGAAGCCAATGCCAATCGCTATACTTTTGTTTGGGGAAGAGCTGTCAAAAAACACAAAGAAAGGATTGCAGAGCAATTAGAAGAGCTTTGGAACTATGCAGAAACAGTTGCCAAAGACGAGCTTGAAAATACAGAAAGTATTGATTTTAAAGAAGTAGATTCTGAAAAAGTAACTCAAACCATCGAAAAGATCAATGAAGTTTTGAAAGATAAAAAAGTAGCTTCAAAAGTTCGTCAGAAACTGAATTATGCTAAGAAAAACTGGGCAGATAATTTAGAGAAATATAAAAAACAGCAAGAATTATTAGAAGATAGAAATTCCTATTCCAAAACCGATACAGACGCTACTTTTATGCGAATGAAGGAGGATCATATGCGAAACGGACAACTAAAACCCGCTTACAATCTACAAATTTCTACCCATAGACAATTCATTTTACATTATTCAATTCATCCCAACCCAACAGACACCAAAACATTAGCGACTCATTTACTGGGTTTTGAAGAAAGCTATCATAAAGCTCCCAAAGAGCTTGTTGCTGATGCTGGTTATGGCTCAGAAGAAAATTACAACTTGTTAAAATCTAAGAAAATAAAAGCTTATGTTAAATATAATTACTTCAGAAAAGATCAGAAATCGGGACAAATAACCACTTCACAAAACAATCCTAAATTGGCAAAAATCAGAGAAAAGGTTTTCAAACTTCTTAATACCAGCAAGGGCATCAAACTCAGAAAACAAAGATGCCATGATATTGAACCTGTTTTTGCAGAGCTCAAACACAACAAAAATTTTAAACGATTCATGCTTCGGGGAAAAAATAAAGTCGAGGTAGAAATCGGCATACTCGCAATTGCCCACAATCTGAACAAAATGTCAAAAGCAGCCTAA
- a CDS encoding lipocalin-like domain-containing protein: MKKIFLSLALVSMAACGSDSETLDIIDPNEASIIGKWYIEKAEVYRSGSQQTQTSFSSECEKKRTHEFKTTNMTSITFAPEGNNCVQTDVVTRNYTFDKANMKFWYEEEQDYPYFITQLTQSNMVMEDRTQDVDGDGTKDIIRRFFNKTH; this comes from the coding sequence ATGAAAAAGATATTTTTATCGTTGGCTTTAGTTTCAATGGCAGCCTGTGGAAGTGATAGTGAAACATTGGATATTATTGATCCAAATGAGGCTTCTATTATTGGAAAATGGTATATTGAAAAAGCTGAGGTGTATAGATCTGGAAGTCAGCAGACACAAACCAGTTTTTCATCTGAATGTGAGAAGAAGAGGACACACGAATTTAAGACTACCAATATGACGTCCATTACTTTTGCTCCTGAGGGAAATAATTGTGTTCAAACAGATGTAGTTACAAGAAACTATACCTTTGATAAGGCTAATATGAAGTTTTGGTATGAAGAAGAGCAGGATTACCCATATTTTATCACTCAGCTGACCCAGTCTAATATGGTCATGGAGGATAGAACGCAGGATGTGGATGGTGACGGAACTAAAGATATTATAAGAAGGTTTTTCAACAAAACCCATTAG
- a CDS encoding IS5 family transposase: MYPTDLTQTQWQFIKKALDFDDRKRKYDLVVIWNAISYLVKTGCQWRLLPHDFPKWQLVYYYYSKWSNLEIFDLLLSKLREEVRRNRGQKAQASLGIIDSQSVRWGNNRSLNGFDGGKKIKGIKRHVVVDKNGFLLAVMVSVANVHDSKAALLLIKTLRYLLIPLQVILADGGYRGEIIEEIRIKFNYIIQIVMRSDKKVKGFEPIHKRWIIERTFAWFDNDRRLCRNYELLMESSENMVKLSAIKLLLNKI; this comes from the coding sequence ATGTATCCAACGGACTTAACCCAAACTCAGTGGCAATTTATAAAAAAAGCATTAGATTTTGATGACAGAAAACGAAAATATGATTTGGTTGTCATTTGGAATGCTATCAGTTATTTAGTAAAAACAGGCTGTCAATGGAGACTTTTACCTCATGATTTTCCCAAATGGCAATTGGTTTATTACTATTATTCAAAATGGTCAAATCTGGAGATTTTCGATTTATTATTATCAAAATTGAGAGAGGAAGTACGACGAAACAGGGGTCAGAAAGCGCAGGCAAGTTTAGGAATTATTGACAGTCAAAGTGTTCGTTGGGGAAATAACCGTTCACTCAATGGCTTTGACGGAGGTAAAAAAATAAAAGGAATCAAGAGACACGTTGTGGTAGACAAAAATGGTTTTTTGTTAGCCGTAATGGTAAGTGTAGCCAATGTTCATGACAGTAAGGCTGCATTGTTACTGATCAAAACACTGCGATATTTACTAATTCCGCTTCAGGTAATCCTGGCGGACGGAGGTTATAGAGGAGAGATTATTGAGGAAATAAGAATTAAGTTTAATTATATCATTCAGATCGTAATGCGGAGTGACAAAAAAGTAAAAGGGTTTGAGCCAATTCATAAACGATGGATTATAGAGCGTACATTTGCTTGGTTTGATAACGATAGAAGATTATGCAGAAATTATGAACTCTTAATGGAATCCTCTGAAAACATGGTCAAATTATCCGCCATAAAATTATTACTGAATAAAATTTAA
- a CDS encoding C-type lectin domain-containing protein: MVLPLAISAQVGINTLEPTKTFDINGELRVRTLNQGEPTDEILSVDSDGNVRRISRDEFGGGTSGFNSTILGYDPQPSANRPQPPGAVPGGGTATELGCKQRPENNHIYCAYQLTQPINWFNAFDFAKQMGGYLVTMPGDAERIWVNTNIVASGTGYDLNNSIWIGFNKIRRPGNPDQLQWITGEEFRINWSTNPATTENWFAPGEPNNSGQNEGATHILSGGERRWNDLAGTVTSSNNRAMDQLIVEFNE; this comes from the coding sequence ATGGTATTACCGTTGGCAATATCCGCACAGGTAGGTATTAATACTTTAGAACCTACAAAGACATTTGACATCAATGGGGAGTTAAGAGTGCGCACTTTAAATCAGGGAGAACCGACTGATGAAATACTATCAGTAGACTCTGATGGAAATGTTAGAAGAATCTCCAGAGATGAATTTGGTGGTGGAACTTCCGGGTTTAATTCTACCATTTTAGGATATGATCCACAACCCTCTGCTAACAGGCCACAACCTCCTGGAGCTGTTCCTGGTGGAGGAACAGCTACTGAATTAGGCTGTAAACAAAGGCCTGAAAATAATCATATCTATTGTGCTTATCAGCTTACCCAACCCATTAATTGGTTTAATGCATTTGATTTTGCCAAACAAATGGGCGGCTATCTGGTAACAATGCCAGGGGATGCCGAAAGAATATGGGTCAACACCAATATTGTAGCTTCGGGAACAGGTTATGACCTGAACAATAGTATTTGGATAGGTTTCAATAAAATCAGAAGACCAGGAAATCCTGATCAATTACAATGGATTACCGGAGAAGAATTTAGAATAAACTGGTCTACCAATCCGGCTACAACGGAAAACTGGTTTGCACCAGGAGAACCCAATAACTCTGGTCAAAACGAAGGAGCTACCCATATACTATCAGGGGGAGAAAGAAGATGGAATGATTTAGCAGGAACAGTAACCAGTTCCAACAACCGTGCAATGGACCAACTCATTGTTGAGTTTAATGAATAA
- a CDS encoding NAD(P)H-dependent flavin oxidoreductase: MFWANAISERLCIEYPIIQAPMFGISTPAMTSAASNRGCLGSLALADLSPDQSAQLIRNTKQLTDRPFAVNIFVHQIPEVTDSLKEKFIEVKEFIEELAKENSLEVHLPNFEDLKINTYHEQIDIIIEEGCKILSFTFGNLDGQSIQKLKENGVVLIGTCTSVKEALLLEKSGIDMICVQGIEAGGHRGTFDTESIPQIGGLSLLSQVYDAVSVPLMYAGGLYNAKTLLASKKLGAQGFQVGSVLLASQESAMKPFEKGRLERVQEEDILLTKSFSGRYARGIKNRFIEAIEDSDYILPYPYHNKLTGELRKAAKVNENDDFVNIWVGQSIHHYSEDSTSDILKSLILDVEKD, from the coding sequence ATGTTTTGGGCAAATGCGATAAGTGAAAGACTTTGTATAGAATATCCTATTATACAGGCTCCGATGTTTGGGATAAGTACACCAGCTATGACTTCTGCAGCATCCAACCGAGGATGCTTAGGGTCTTTGGCATTAGCCGATTTATCGCCAGACCAATCTGCACAATTGATCAGGAATACGAAACAACTAACAGATCGACCATTCGCAGTCAATATTTTTGTTCATCAGATTCCTGAGGTTACAGATTCTTTAAAAGAAAAATTCATTGAAGTCAAAGAGTTTATTGAAGAGCTTGCCAAAGAGAACTCTCTTGAAGTTCATCTTCCGAATTTTGAAGATCTTAAGATCAATACTTATCATGAGCAAATTGATATTATTATTGAGGAAGGTTGTAAAATACTAAGCTTTACTTTTGGAAATCTGGATGGTCAGAGTATTCAGAAACTAAAAGAAAATGGAGTCGTGCTTATCGGGACTTGCACGTCTGTAAAAGAAGCGCTACTGCTTGAAAAGTCAGGAATTGATATGATCTGTGTACAAGGAATTGAAGCAGGAGGACACAGAGGAACTTTCGATACTGAATCTATTCCACAAATCGGAGGGCTATCTTTGTTATCACAGGTATATGATGCCGTGAGCGTTCCATTAATGTATGCCGGTGGCCTTTATAACGCTAAAACATTATTGGCTTCAAAGAAATTGGGTGCGCAAGGTTTTCAGGTAGGAAGTGTTTTACTCGCATCTCAGGAAAGTGCGATGAAACCATTTGAAAAAGGCAGACTGGAAAGAGTACAGGAAGAAGATATACTTTTAACCAAAAGCTTTTCCGGACGTTATGCCAGAGGGATCAAAAATAGGTTTATTGAGGCTATAGAAGATTCGGACTATATTTTGCCTTATCCTTACCATAATAAATTAACCGGTGAATTAAGAAAGGCTGCGAAAGTGAATGAGAATGATGATTTTGTCAACATCTGGGTGGGGCAATCGATTCATCATTATAGTGAAGATTCTACGAGTGATATTTTAAAAAGTCTTATCCTTGACGTTGAAAAGGATTAA
- a CDS encoding IS1595 family transposase, which produces MEIFKGQNLINFGKVFPDDDSCLGYLFDLKWKDGFLCTKCGNTSGCEKSGHKYHCYSCNHVESATAGTLFHRVRFGLHKAFHIVFEMVNSSKGISSIQVGLRYGIRQPTAWTFMHKVRKAMESSKKYPMSDWVHVDEFVVGGMEEGKKGRSYNTQKTKAVVAVELSEKHQVKRVYIKAIDDYSAKSLTPIFEQHISESAKVVTDKWKGYLPLSKKYNIEQISSDQGKYFKQLHLIIHQIKSWIRTIPTHVSKKHVESYFNEFSYRINRSQNRNTIFHNIIQRMLNAKPLNYDKLIRKLSV; this is translated from the coding sequence ATGGAAATATTTAAAGGTCAAAATCTTATCAACTTTGGAAAAGTCTTCCCAGATGACGATTCATGTCTGGGTTATTTGTTTGACTTGAAATGGAAAGACGGCTTTCTTTGTACGAAGTGCGGTAATACCTCAGGCTGTGAAAAATCAGGCCATAAATATCATTGTTATAGCTGCAATCATGTAGAAAGTGCCACAGCAGGGACGTTATTTCATAGGGTTCGATTCGGTTTACACAAAGCCTTTCATATTGTTTTTGAAATGGTAAACAGTAGTAAAGGGATCTCGAGCATTCAGGTAGGCCTTCGCTACGGCATCCGCCAACCCACGGCATGGACATTTATGCATAAGGTAAGAAAAGCCATGGAAAGCAGTAAGAAATATCCGATGTCTGATTGGGTTCATGTAGACGAATTTGTGGTAGGGGGAATGGAAGAGGGTAAAAAAGGCAGAAGCTATAACACACAAAAAACCAAAGCTGTTGTGGCGGTTGAACTTAGCGAAAAGCATCAGGTGAAACGTGTTTACATCAAAGCCATTGATGATTATTCTGCTAAATCCTTAACGCCTATTTTTGAGCAGCACATCAGTGAATCAGCCAAAGTGGTGACCGATAAGTGGAAAGGATATCTTCCCTTGAGTAAAAAGTATAACATTGAGCAAATCTCTTCAGATCAAGGAAAGTATTTTAAACAATTACACCTGATTATCCACCAGATAAAGTCTTGGATTCGAACCATACCCACTCATGTAAGTAAAAAACATGTAGAAAGTTATTTTAATGAATTTTCATACCGTATTAACCGTTCACAAAATAGAAATACCATCTTTCATAACATTATCCAAAGAATGCTTAATGCAAAACCTTTGAATTACGATAAATTAATACGGAAATTAAGCGTATAA
- a CDS encoding transposase yields MVDKNGFLLAVMVSVANVHESKAALLLIKTLRYLLIPLQVILADGGYRGEIIEEIRIKFNYIIQIVMRSDKKVKGFEPIHKRWIIERTFAWFDNDRRLCRNYELLMESSENMVKLSAIKLLLNKI; encoded by the coding sequence GTGGTAGACAAAAATGGTTTTTTGTTAGCCGTAATGGTAAGTGTAGCCAATGTTCATGAGAGTAAGGCTGCATTGTTACTGATCAAAACACTGCGATATTTACTAATTCCGCTTCAGGTAATCCTGGCGGACGGAGGTTATAGAGGAGAGATTATTGAGGAAATAAGAATTAAGTTTAATTATATCATTCAGATCGTAATGCGGAGTGACAAAAAAGTAAAAGGGTTTGAGCCAATTCATAAACGATGGATTATAGAGCGTACATTTGCTTGGTTTGATAACGATAGAAGATTATGCAGAAATTATGAACTCTTAATGGAATCCTCTGAAAACATGGTCAAATTATCCGCCATAAAATTATTACTGAATAAAATTTAA
- a CDS encoding transposase has translation MYPTDLTQTQWQFIKKALDFDDRKRKYDLVVIWNAISYLVKTGCQWRLLPHDFPKWQLVYYYYSKWSNLEIFDLLLSKLREEVRRNRGQKAQASLGIIDSQSVRWGNNRSLNGFDGGKK, from the coding sequence ATGTATCCAACGGACTTAACCCAAACTCAGTGGCAATTTATAAAAAAAGCATTAGATTTTGATGACAGAAAACGAAAATATGATTTGGTTGTCATTTGGAATGCTATCAGTTATTTAGTAAAAACAGGCTGTCAATGGAGACTTTTACCTCATGATTTTCCCAAATGGCAATTGGTTTATTACTATTATTCAAAATGGTCAAATCTGGAGATTTTCGATTTATTATTATCAAAATTGAGAGAGGAAGTACGACGAAACAGGGGTCAGAAAGCGCAGGCAAGTTTAGGAATTATTGACAGTCAAAGTGTTCGTTGGGGAAATAACCGTTCACTCAATGGCTTTGACGGAGGTAAAAAATAA